From a single Streptomyces sp. 1331.2 genomic region:
- a CDS encoding condensation domain-containing protein codes for MSPDAKPSSDGPVIRRPLSFNQEFLCGFDRGDEEGPFGPRFHIVHGWRLRGKVDVETLQLALDDVVVRHEALRTAIVRGEGERHQEIHPAAPVRLELRELTGADSAARDRAVEELITEVESGTISARRLPLIQGTLLRFDEEDAVLALVVHHTAADGWSVRLIIRDLAVRYAERRGHRQPELPTALPYREFAAWQREFAADPALEGARAFWRKQLAGARILSVPTDRPKSTGLPESTAVHRFTVDAELTARAVEIAQALRSTPFMVLLGAFAVMVARDTGNPDVVVPTFSPGRGEDRFHHTVGPFFNFLPLRTDLSGARDFAEVVTRIRTTSLEAYAHDIPFGQILAQAPELMLPTLEDGRAACVFQVFPFPFLLDAELIGDLEYTEVRRRLTSQPVGSDVPNGALWTLNLDPAGDVVAGIQYNSNLYDERSVAEQVDRFRAVLRELVGAPDAPLELRPSVRDDAGQPTLTGPRGRSPRQASL; via the coding sequence ATGAGTCCCGATGCGAAGCCTTCCTCCGACGGCCCGGTGATCAGGCGGCCGCTCTCCTTCAACCAGGAGTTCCTCTGCGGCTTCGACCGCGGTGACGAGGAGGGGCCGTTCGGCCCGCGGTTCCACATCGTGCACGGCTGGCGCCTGCGCGGGAAGGTCGACGTCGAAACGCTGCAACTGGCGCTGGACGACGTGGTGGTGCGGCACGAGGCGCTGCGCACCGCCATCGTCCGCGGCGAGGGCGAGCGCCACCAGGAGATCCATCCGGCCGCGCCGGTGCGGCTGGAGCTGCGGGAGCTGACCGGAGCGGACTCCGCGGCGCGCGACCGGGCGGTGGAGGAGCTGATCACCGAGGTCGAGTCGGGCACCATCAGCGCCCGCCGACTCCCTCTGATCCAGGGCACCTTGCTCCGCTTCGACGAGGAGGACGCGGTCCTCGCCCTGGTCGTGCACCACACCGCGGCCGACGGCTGGTCGGTCCGGCTGATCATCCGCGATCTCGCCGTCCGCTACGCCGAGCGCCGCGGGCACCGTCAGCCCGAACTGCCGACCGCCCTGCCCTACCGTGAATTCGCGGCCTGGCAACGGGAGTTCGCGGCCGATCCGGCACTGGAGGGGGCTCGGGCGTTCTGGCGCAAGCAGCTGGCCGGCGCCCGGATCCTCTCGGTGCCCACCGACCGGCCGAAGTCCACCGGCTTGCCGGAGTCCACCGCCGTCCACCGCTTCACCGTCGACGCCGAACTGACCGCCCGGGCCGTGGAGATCGCCCAGGCGCTGCGCAGCACGCCCTTCATGGTGCTGCTCGGCGCGTTCGCGGTGATGGTCGCGCGCGACACCGGGAACCCCGACGTGGTGGTGCCGACCTTCTCGCCGGGGCGCGGCGAGGACCGGTTCCACCACACCGTCGGGCCGTTCTTCAACTTCCTGCCGCTGCGCACCGATCTGTCCGGCGCCCGGGACTTCGCCGAGGTGGTGACCAGGATCCGCACCACCAGCCTGGAGGCCTACGCCCATGACATCCCGTTCGGGCAGATCCTGGCCCAGGCACCGGAGTTGATGCTGCCGACGCTGGAGGACGGCCGGGCGGCCTGCGTCTTCCAGGTGTTCCCGTTCCCGTTCCTGCTGGACGCGGAGCTGATCGGGGACCTGGAGTACACCGAAGTGCGGCGCCGGCTCACCTCGCAGCCGGTGGGCTCGGACGTGCCCAACGGCGCGCTGTGGACGCTCAACCTCGACCCGGCCGGCGACGTGGTCGCGGGCATCCAGTACAACAGCAACCTCTACGACGAGCGCTCGGTGGCGGAGCAGGTGGACCGCTTCCGCGCGGTGCTGCGGGAGCTGGTCGGCGCGCCGGACGCGCCGCTGGAGCTCCGCCCGAGCGTTCGTGACGACGCCGGTCAGCCGACCCTGACGGGGCCCCGGGGGCGCAGCCCCCGGCAGGCCTCGTTGTAG
- a CDS encoding extracellular solute-binding protein, translating into MSKRIDIDIVVPLYPFMPYFLDRTRELAETFTAAHPEYRIHVTGADWLSVPQAVADAALKDGAPTIAQYFYTSTQDALDARRPDGSPLFTSVERAIAGRTEILGEPVVLGDVTATARQYYRHDGAVAAMPPLTSTTLLYANTTLLERAGITEVPQTWAGIEAACRAVAALPDGPAHAITWPNHGWWFQQSVAQQGALLADHDNGRSGRAERVYLDSDAMLAYVEWWRGLHRAGLYRYHPSRVNSEVDWDGNFRAFADQQVAFTLTTSVEAARMAQAGRDGGFTVQTCRMPYNDRVPYAGNVIGGDALWLAAGLDEATQDGALAFMQYLNSPRIAADRHRETGFIPVTGGAIDLLEQEGWFRDKPHFRTALDQLGANAGTPAAQGALLGEFAAIQDVLTTAMHDVLVTEVDPRVRFAEANAQAQQLLDHYNEACRGLRPRGPVRVG; encoded by the coding sequence ATGAGCAAGCGAATCGACATCGACATCGTGGTGCCGCTCTACCCGTTCATGCCCTACTTCCTGGACCGGACAAGGGAGTTGGCGGAGACGTTCACCGCCGCCCACCCCGAGTACCGGATCCACGTCACCGGCGCGGACTGGCTCTCCGTCCCGCAGGCCGTGGCCGACGCCGCCCTGAAGGACGGCGCGCCGACCATCGCCCAGTACTTCTACACCTCGACCCAGGACGCCCTCGACGCCCGGCGGCCCGACGGCTCACCGCTGTTCACCTCGGTCGAGCGGGCGATCGCCGGCCGGACCGAGATCCTCGGCGAGCCGGTCGTGCTCGGCGACGTCACGGCCACCGCCCGGCAGTACTACCGCCACGACGGCGCGGTGGCTGCGATGCCGCCGCTCACCTCCACCACCCTGCTCTACGCCAACACCACCCTGCTGGAACGGGCCGGGATCACCGAGGTCCCGCAGACCTGGGCCGGGATCGAGGCCGCCTGCCGGGCCGTCGCCGCCCTCCCGGACGGGCCGGCCCACGCCATCACCTGGCCCAACCACGGCTGGTGGTTCCAGCAGTCGGTGGCCCAGCAGGGCGCCCTGCTGGCCGACCACGACAACGGCCGCTCCGGCCGCGCCGAGCGGGTGTACCTCGACTCGGACGCGATGCTCGCCTACGTCGAGTGGTGGCGCGGCCTCCACCGGGCCGGCCTGTACCGCTACCACCCCAGCCGGGTGAACAGCGAGGTCGACTGGGACGGCAACTTCCGGGCCTTCGCCGACCAGCAGGTCGCCTTCACCCTCACCACCTCGGTCGAGGCCGCCCGGATGGCCCAGGCCGGCCGGGACGGCGGCTTCACGGTGCAGACCTGCCGGATGCCGTACAACGACCGGGTGCCCTACGCGGGCAACGTGATCGGCGGGGACGCGCTCTGGCTGGCCGCCGGGCTGGACGAGGCGACCCAGGACGGCGCCCTGGCCTTCATGCAGTACCTGAACTCCCCGAGGATCGCCGCCGACCGCCACCGGGAGACCGGATTCATCCCGGTCACCGGCGGGGCGATCGACCTGCTGGAGCAGGAGGGCTGGTTCCGCGACAAGCCGCACTTCCGCACCGCGCTGGACCAGCTCGGCGCCAACGCCGGCACGCCCGCCGCCCAGGGGGCGCTGCTCGGGGAGTTCGCCGCGATCCAGGACGTGCTGACCACCGCCATGCACGACGTCCTGGTCACGGAGGTGGACCCGCGCGTCCGCTTCGCCGAGGCGAACGCGCAGGCCCAGCAGCTCCTCGACCACTACAACGAGGCCTGCCGGGGGCTGCGCCCCCGGGGCCCCGTCAGGGTCGGCTGA